The following is a genomic window from Chloroflexota bacterium.
CTAACCCCGATGCCAACCTGGCTTCTGCCCTGGGCCTGCCCGCCGAGGTCTCCGCCCGAATTGTCCCCATCGCCGAAATGGCCGACCTGATAGAGGAGAGGACCGGGTCCCGGCCGGGCCGGTCAGGGGGCTTTTTCCGCCTCAACCCCCGTGTTGATGACATCCCCGAGCGCTTCAGCGCCCGGAAGGACTCCATCTGGCTCCTGGTCATGGGGACGGTGAAGAGGGGTGGCGGGGGGTGTCTCTGCTCCGAGTCTGCCCTCCTCTCTGCCCTCCTCCAGCACCTTCTCATCCAGCGGGACGAGGTGGTGGTCCTGGATATGGATGCGGGGGTGGAGCACCTGGGAAGGGCCACGGCCCAGTATGTGGATGCCATTATCATCGTGGTGGAGCCCGGCCAGAGGAGCCTCCAGACCGCCGCCAGTGTAAGGAAGCTGGCCCTGGACCTGGGCATCACCCGCTGTCTGGTGGCGGGCTCCAAGACCAGGAACGAAGCTCAAAGGCGGTTTATCCAGGAAAACACGCCCCCTGGGGAGCTGCTGGGGTTTATCAACTACCACCGCGAGCTAGCCCAGGCCGACCTCCAGGGGAAGGGGGTCTTTGAGGCCTCCCCCCAGGCCGTCCAGGAGGCCATGCAAATAAAGGATAGACTGGAGGCATTGATAGGAGGAGGCGGTGAATAAGTAATGGTGGGTTAATTCATAGAGGGAGGGACCATGAGAAAAGTAACGAACAAAGTGGAAGCCATCACTGTTGGTGATAAGCTGTTTAAGGAAATTGCGGCAGCAATTGATGCAGCCCTGTCATATGAAACGCAAACGCGTGGAAAGCGAAAACTTGGTATCACTGGCGAAGTTGGTGAAGTGTTGGTCTGTTATCATCTTAGACGGCGATTAGGGTTGCGATTAGTGCTGGATTCCCGCTCGGAGGGGTTTGATGCCATTGACGGAAATGGCTTACATGTTCAAATCAAGACACGTCGAAGCGAGTCTGATGGATTGCCCAAAGATGTAGGTCGGACTGGAGTCTTCTCCAAACATGGATTTGACTATGCACTTCTTGCCTTACTTGACCATAATTACCGGCTCTGCGAGGTTTGGAGAGCTGATTATGATAAGTTGAAGCCTATCATAGAAAAGCAGAAACGGCGCATGCCGAGCTTGCGGTCTTTCAAAGGGATGGAAGGCAAGCCTTTGTGGCGAAGTAAGATAGGGGTCAATGGCTAAGAAGGGCCTGCTGGATATAGACGCTGCCGGGAAGAGGGTCCTGGTCCGGGTGGACTACAATGTCCCCCTGGACCCCGGCACAGGGAAGATAACCGATGATATGCGCCTCCGGGCCTCCCTGCCCACCCTGGAGCACCTCATCAGCGCCGGGGCCCGGGTCATCCTCTGTTCCCACCTGGGCCGGCCGGATGGCAAAGTGGTAGAGGGCTTGAGCCTGAAGCCGGTGGCCGGAAGGCTTTCTCAACTGCTGAAAAGGCCTGTGGCCCTGGCCCCCGACTGCGTCGGGCCCCGGGTGAAGGCTATGGTGGCCCGTCTGGGGGAGGGTGAGGTCCTGCTCCTGGAAAATGTCCGATTTCACCCCGGGGAAGAGAAGAACGCCCCCGGTTTCGCCCGGGCCCTTTCCCGCCTGGCCGATATCTTCGTCAACGACGCCTTCTCCGTCTGCCACCGGGCCCATGCCTCCACCGTGGGGATAACCCGCTATCTTCCGGCGGTAGCCGGCTTCCAACTGGAGAAGGAGATAGAGCACCTGGGCTTCCTGCTCTCCACCCCCCGCCGCCCCTTTGCCGCCCTCCTGGGCGGGGCCAAGGTCAAGGACAAGGCAGGGGTGCTCCGCCACATCCTGGACCGGCTGGATAAGCTCCTTATCGGGGGCGGCATGGCGGCCCCTTTCCTCAAGGCCCAGGGCAAGCCATTTAATGCAGGGCCTGAAGAGTTGGCTCTCGCCCAGGAAATAGCCCGGAAAGCAAAAGAGAAGGGCATCCCGCTTCTGTTGCCTGTGGATGTCCTGGCAGCAGCCGAGCTCAAGGACGGGGCCTCTTTCATGACGGTCCCCATAGACCAGGTGCCCCCCGGCTGGGTTATGGGTGATATAGGCCCCCGCTCCATAGAGCTCTTCGCCAAAGAGCTTGAGGCCTGCGGCACCGTGCTGTGGAATGGCCCGATGGGGGTCTTTGAAATAGCCCATTTATCCCAGGGGACCCGGGCCCTGGCCCAGGTCCTGGCGGGGCTGAAGGCTGTCACCATAGCCGGCGGTGGCTCCACTGCCGAGGCCATCCATGCGCTGGGCCTCATGGACAAATTCACCCATGTCTCCACCGGGGGTGGGGCCTCTCTGGAGTTCCTGGAGGGGAGGGACCTGCCTGGGATTGCCGCCCTGCAGGACAAAGGCCGGTGAACTTCCGTATGCCCACCTCCGGCCTGGGGCGCACGATACTACTGGTTGCGGCCCTGGGAGTGTTGGGGGCGGGGGTGGTCGGCTCAGTCAGCCTGGCCCAGGAAGACCCCCAAGAAACGGTCATTTTCGTCCTGGTGATGGCCCTCAGTTCGGGCCTCATGTTTTACCTCTACCGGGCCATGGGCCAGGGGCAGGTCAGCGTGGACAGCCAGGGACTGACGATAGGGATGGGCCGCCTGGCGCGGGCCTTCATCCCGCTGGAGAACATTCAGGACGCCCGGAGGTTGGGCCGCCTTACCCCTGGGTTTGGCCTTAACCTCGGCATTCATGTCGGCTTTGGCTTCGGGGGTAGCCTGGACATGCTGGTGGGGCTGGGCCCGGGGGTGGAACTGAGCCTGAGCCGGCCTTGCCCCGCCCGGGTGCTGGGCCTGCCTCTGGCTGTAAAGAAGGTGCGCATCAGCCTGGATGAACCCGATTTCTTTCTAGACTATATCAACTCTTTAAGGGAGAAAAGATGATGGAAAAGCTCTCCGGCCTGGTCAGGGAGACCCCCTCCAAGATTGTCCTCC
Proteins encoded in this region:
- a CDS encoding AAA family ATPase; its protein translation is MKLAVTGKGGVGKTTLSALLAGVFAREGQRVIAIDANPDANLASALGLPAEVSARIVPIAEMADLIEERTGSRPGRSGGFFRLNPRVDDIPERFSARKDSIWLLVMGTVKRGGGGCLCSESALLSALLQHLLIQRDEVVVLDMDAGVEHLGRATAQYVDAIIIVVEPGQRSLQTAASVRKLALDLGITRCLVAGSKTRNEAQRRFIQENTPPGELLGFINYHRELAQADLQGKGVFEASPQAVQEAMQIKDRLEALIGGGGE
- a CDS encoding phosphoglycerate kinase; amino-acid sequence: MAKKGLLDIDAAGKRVLVRVDYNVPLDPGTGKITDDMRLRASLPTLEHLISAGARVILCSHLGRPDGKVVEGLSLKPVAGRLSQLLKRPVALAPDCVGPRVKAMVARLGEGEVLLLENVRFHPGEEKNAPGFARALSRLADIFVNDAFSVCHRAHASTVGITRYLPAVAGFQLEKEIEHLGFLLSTPRRPFAALLGGAKVKDKAGVLRHILDRLDKLLIGGGMAAPFLKAQGKPFNAGPEELALAQEIARKAKEKGIPLLLPVDVLAAAELKDGASFMTVPIDQVPPGWVMGDIGPRSIELFAKELEACGTVLWNGPMGVFEIAHLSQGTRALAQVLAGLKAVTIAGGGSTAEAIHALGLMDKFTHVSTGGGASLEFLEGRDLPGIAALQDKGR